One Setaria italica strain Yugu1 chromosome II, Setaria_italica_v2.0, whole genome shotgun sequence DNA segment encodes these proteins:
- the LOC101766727 gene encoding mediator of RNA polymerase II transcription subunit 25-like — protein sequence MAAEERRLVIAVEGTAALGPYWPAILGDYVEKIVRSLCASELPGKKLAGAPPELALVVFHTRGPYSAFCVQRSGWTKDIDAFLSWLSGISFTGGGLSEAATCEGLTEALMILHGSRNTTQNNQNQEAHKHCILVAASNPYPLPTPVYCLPIRSTDHRKNIESSKEPSIADAETFAKLFPQCSVSLSVISPKQLPTLKAIYNAGKRNPQAADPPVDHAKNPQFLVLLSENFMEARTALSLPLRGNLAPNQTKLKMDSAFANLSVSGPMIGCKPVGVVGISTATVNVEPATIPAMISSSQLGQGGVGASGLGPTAISSVPAMTPTPGIAQQAGANFLGVTNNFDINMPIGQHPNAQQPPSKFVKIWEGTLTALRQGQSVFICKLEGYRSGASSEKLAADWPDTMQIVSLINQEDMNDKKYAGKAEFLVFRSLNRHGFLRQLKKKKLCAVIQLPSQTLLLSVSGIEGRLIGILFPRDVVEYRPSNQPQIQQPQAILLQQPLHQKQHQQS from the exons atggcggcggaggagaggcgGCTGGTGATCGCCGTcgaggggacggcggcgctgggGCCCTACTGGCCCGCCATTTTGGGGGACTACGTCGAGAAGATCGTGCG GAGCTTGTGTGCAAGTGAACTGCCAGGGAAG AAGCTGGCAGGGGCACCTCCTGAGCTTGCATTAGTTGTGTTTCATACCCGTGGACCTTACAGCG CTTTTTGTGTGCAGAGAAGTGGATGGACAAAAGATATCGATGCTTTCCTATCATGGTTATCTGGAATATCATTCACTGGTGGAGGATTAAGCGAAGCTGCTACTTGTGAAGGTCTTACTGAAGCATTGATG ATACTCCATGGCAGTCGCAATACAACCCAGAATAATCAAAACCAGGAAGCACATAAGCATTGCATACTTGTCGCTGCAAGTAATCCATATCCTTTGCCTACACCTGTCTACTGTCTTCCTATTCGATCTACTGATCACAGAAAGAACATTGAGTCGTCAAAAGAGCCTTCTATTGCTGATGCTGAAACTTTTGCAAAATTATTTCCTCAG TGCTCTGTCTCATTGTCGGTGATATCTCCAAAACAGCTTCCGACACTGAAGGCAATATACAATGCG GGCAAACGAAATCCTCAAGCTGCTGATCCACCAGTTGATCATGCAAAAAACCCACAGTTCCTTGTTTTGCTATCTGAGAATTTCATGGAGGCGAGGACTGCTCTATCTCTTCCTTTACGTGGGAACTTGGCCCCAAATCAAACCAAATTGAAGATGGACAGTGCATTTGCCAACCTCTCAG TGAGTGGACCAATGATTGGCTGTAAACCAGTTGGTGTAGTAGGCATTTCTACTGCAACTGTTAACGTG gaACCAGCAACAATACCTGCTATGATATCTAGTTCACAATTAGGACAAGGTGGAGTTGGTGCAAGTGGCCTTGGGCCTACAGCAATCAGTTCAGTGCCTGCTATGACGCCAACACCTGGGATTGCCCAACAGGCAGGTGCCAATTTCCTAGGTGTGACTAACAATTTTGACATAAATATGCCTATTGGGCAGCATCCCAATGCCCAACAACCACCATCAAAGTTTGTCAAAATTTGGGAG GGAACTTTGACCGCGTTAAGGCAGGGACAGTCTGTATTTATTTGTAAACTCGAA GGTTATAGGAGTGGAGCGTCATCTGAAAA ACTTGCAGCGGACTGGCCAGACACTATGCAGATTGTTAGCCTCATAAACCAGGAGGATATGAACGATAA AAAATATGCTGGCAAGGCAGAGTTTCTAGTATTCCGGAGTTTAAATCGGCATGGTTTCCTCAGACAactaaagaagaagaagctg TGTGCTGTGATACAATTACCTTCACAAACTCTATTGCTGTCGGTGTCTGGCATAGAGGGCCGCCTGATTGGCATCCTCTTCCCTCGG GACGTGGTGGAATACAGACCATCAAATCAGCCGCAGATACAGCAGCCGCAAGCCATCCTGCTTCAGCAGCCGCTACACCAAAAACAGCACCAACAGAGTTGA